In Aquimarina sp. TRL1, a single window of DNA contains:
- a CDS encoding AraC family transcriptional regulator, producing the protein MESTFKFEQYQGKKLIRKEREGLRTNEIEEKVIEVDVDFFQGENHEIMLDGVKIDIGNVLIKPPLIMQVMHDFPFLKIHFEIEGHSEYIPDNTKSIPIIIKGGQYNFFYLPEVKGTLRYPIRKRKSLEIIFTEQYVKKIFKNNFKEVSTDFGAALEKKIPFAMFPESREIPSHLSLIINDIINCSYEKEIKQVYLESKIIEIFSFLFTQLKDEKKEEKCVVLKKHEHEEILKAERLIRENIQNPPTILELSKLSGINQHKLKTNFKLVFKEPIFSYLTSIRMEKAKKMLIEEELTVSEVAYAVGYKNPQHFTTAFKKKFNYLPSNLKKEYSLKQKV; encoded by the coding sequence ATGGAATCAACGTTTAAATTTGAGCAGTATCAAGGGAAGAAATTAATAAGGAAAGAAAGAGAAGGGTTAAGAACAAATGAAATTGAAGAAAAGGTAATCGAAGTGGATGTTGATTTTTTTCAGGGAGAGAATCATGAAATTATGCTGGATGGGGTTAAGATTGATATTGGGAATGTCCTTATTAAACCTCCTCTGATTATGCAGGTGATGCATGATTTTCCGTTTCTTAAAATTCATTTTGAAATAGAAGGGCATAGTGAGTATATTCCTGATAATACCAAAAGTATTCCGATTATTATAAAAGGAGGGCAATATAATTTTTTCTATCTTCCAGAAGTAAAAGGGACATTGAGGTATCCAATCCGTAAAAGAAAGTCATTAGAAATTATTTTTACAGAACAGTATGTAAAGAAAATATTTAAAAACAATTTTAAAGAAGTAAGTACTGATTTTGGAGCAGCCTTAGAGAAAAAAATACCTTTTGCGATGTTCCCCGAAAGCAGGGAAATTCCTTCTCACTTGTCGTTGATTATAAATGATATCATCAATTGCTCTTATGAAAAAGAAATTAAACAAGTCTACCTGGAGTCTAAAATAATTGAGATTTTTAGTTTTCTGTTCACACAATTGAAAGATGAGAAAAAAGAAGAGAAGTGTGTGGTGCTAAAAAAACACGAGCATGAAGAAATATTAAAAGCAGAGCGGTTAATTAGGGAGAATATTCAGAATCCACCAACCATACTGGAGTTATCCAAACTATCAGGGATTAATCAACATAAACTGAAAACAAATTTTAAGTTGGTTTTTAAGGAACCTATTTTTTCATACCTTACTAGTATACGTATGGAAAAGGCAAAAAAAATGCTTATCGAAGAAGAACTTACGGTTTCTGAGGTAGCTTATGCTGTGGGATATAAAAACCCACAACACTTTACTACTGCATTTAAAAAGAAGTTTAACTATTTACCAAGTAATTTGAAAAAAGAATATTCACTAAAACAAAAGGTTTAG
- a CDS encoding TonB-dependent receptor, protein MYPRYFVLIFLFLISPPLLSQSALSGKITDKHGQLLPGASVLIKGTTIGAISDINGYFELSKTPLGNYQLEVSMLGFKKEIVTVFLQKGKPLFLSISLSETSQNLDEIVLQSKSKVQRKREEPIKIEVIDVKKIQAQSISLPQIMNQTSGVKVRQNGGIGSGTSININGLQGNAIRFFKDGIPLDYLGRAFDLSMVPIDQLTNIEIYKGVLPVDLGADALGGAVNFISQNNHKNHLDLSYGVASFNTHQVNLNGYLTIPNSKFFAAATSYFITSDNNYTINVDIPDADTGVLKSTEAERFHDGIYSLFLETKIGTRATKIADLFEIGFSRFDMQKELQNNIRLTIPYGEAIYEEDASIFTIRYQKQFDKLHLDFFTAYSDRNTLFDDTPTYRYNWLGEPLPIPDNDNGGETNQNAKSYRRLNFDNWTIRANANYQLHENHQLNFNHNYIYEKRVGSDPLAETFGRDVDVLTFPAKYTRNITGIGVTSSFLGNKIDNVFSVKRYGVITSSISSVYDYYGEVPEFSDDSYGISNSMKYNINKHRYLRISYERATRIPESEEYFGDAIFISGNYNLQPETSHNINLGFYSNITKKQNLWLDINTFYRAIENNIFLRPFSLLYSRYQNTDDARILGGEFMLKGSLVKNIRFNLAVTYQDIRRKNTDINSRLLEDSRQPNIPYFFGNIGLRYHPKKLIGKGNWQFYGNYNYVEKYLLNAVSKEQEPPLFGDVNGITGVNIIPTQNLIDIGITYKVSGTPLWVNAEINNILDAEAFDGFRVQKPGINYRLKIKYSIN, encoded by the coding sequence ATGTACCCGCGTTATTTTGTACTTATCTTTTTGTTTTTGATAAGTCCCCCACTATTAAGTCAGTCTGCTCTTTCAGGAAAAATAACTGATAAACACGGACAACTATTACCTGGAGCATCCGTATTAATCAAAGGAACAACCATTGGAGCTATTAGTGATATCAATGGTTATTTTGAACTTTCTAAAACTCCTTTGGGCAATTATCAACTAGAGGTAAGCATGCTCGGTTTTAAAAAAGAAATAGTTACTGTTTTTCTTCAGAAAGGAAAACCTCTTTTTCTTAGTATTTCCTTATCAGAGACAAGTCAAAACTTAGATGAAATCGTTCTTCAAAGCAAGTCAAAAGTACAGCGAAAACGAGAAGAGCCTATTAAGATCGAAGTAATTGATGTAAAGAAGATACAAGCTCAATCCATCAGTCTCCCTCAAATCATGAATCAAACTTCTGGAGTTAAAGTACGACAAAATGGAGGTATTGGAAGTGGAACTTCTATCAATATTAATGGATTACAGGGGAATGCCATTCGTTTTTTCAAAGATGGAATCCCATTGGATTATCTTGGAAGAGCATTTGATTTGAGCATGGTTCCCATTGATCAATTAACCAATATAGAGATATACAAAGGGGTGCTACCTGTGGATTTAGGAGCTGATGCCTTGGGTGGTGCTGTTAACTTTATTTCTCAAAACAATCACAAAAACCATTTGGACCTTTCTTACGGAGTCGCTTCTTTTAATACACACCAAGTCAATCTAAACGGATATTTGACAATTCCTAATTCTAAATTTTTTGCTGCTGCTACTTCATATTTTATCACATCAGATAATAACTACACCATAAATGTGGATATCCCTGATGCCGACACTGGTGTTCTCAAATCAACTGAGGCTGAACGATTTCACGATGGTATATACAGTTTGTTCCTGGAAACAAAAATAGGTACGCGAGCTACTAAAATCGCCGATTTATTTGAAATTGGATTTTCCAGATTTGACATGCAAAAAGAGTTACAAAATAATATTCGGCTTACGATCCCTTATGGAGAAGCAATATATGAAGAAGATGCATCTATTTTTACAATCAGGTATCAAAAACAGTTCGACAAACTACATCTGGATTTTTTTACTGCCTATAGCGATCGAAATACTCTATTCGATGACACTCCCACATACAGATATAACTGGTTAGGAGAACCACTTCCTATTCCTGATAATGACAATGGAGGAGAGACCAATCAAAATGCTAAATCATATAGGAGACTTAACTTCGATAACTGGACTATTCGTGCCAATGCTAACTACCAACTCCATGAAAACCATCAATTAAACTTTAATCATAATTATATCTATGAAAAAAGAGTTGGCTCTGATCCATTGGCAGAAACTTTTGGAAGAGATGTAGATGTCTTAACGTTTCCTGCAAAATACACACGGAACATTACAGGTATTGGGGTTACCTCTTCTTTTTTAGGTAACAAAATCGACAATGTTTTTTCCGTAAAAAGATATGGGGTTATCACTAGTTCTATCTCTTCGGTTTATGATTATTATGGTGAAGTTCCAGAATTTTCCGATGATAGTTATGGTATAAGTAATTCCATGAAATACAACATTAACAAGCACCGGTACCTGCGAATATCATATGAGCGAGCTACCCGAATCCCAGAGTCTGAAGAGTATTTTGGAGATGCTATATTTATTTCTGGAAATTACAACCTGCAACCTGAGACGAGTCATAATATCAATCTCGGATTTTACTCTAATATCACTAAAAAACAAAACCTCTGGTTAGATATTAATACATTCTATAGAGCTATCGAAAACAATATTTTCCTGCGCCCCTTCAGTCTATTATATTCTCGCTATCAAAATACAGATGATGCCAGAATACTTGGGGGAGAGTTTATGCTAAAAGGGAGCTTGGTTAAAAACATTCGGTTTAATCTAGCCGTAACCTATCAGGATATACGACGAAAAAACACGGATATTAACTCCCGATTACTCGAAGATTCCAGACAACCCAATATTCCATACTTTTTTGGAAATATCGGACTTCGTTATCACCCTAAAAAATTGATCGGAAAAGGAAACTGGCAATTTTACGGCAATTATAATTACGTAGAAAAATACTTACTAAATGCGGTTTCCAAAGAGCAAGAACCCCCTCTATTTGGTGATGTTAATGGCATCACCGGAGTAAATATAATTCCAACTCAAAATCTAATAGATATAGGAATTACCTATAAAGTTTCTGGTACCCCACTCTGGGTTAACGCAGAGATCAACAATATCCTGGATGCCGAAGCCTTTGATGGATTTAGAGTCCAAAAACCTGGAATTAATTATCGTTTAAAAATCAAGTATTCAATTAATTAA
- a CDS encoding DUF4374 domain-containing protein yields MKKMTFKMCAYILSMMYLISSCSSDDNSEPSNPDGGGTSPEKSGVSLFVITDPNTSSGLLISSEEMFSGTIDISKVSNATQIAAARTTGLAIDGAVYHTSNSAGDNGIQKFGYQNNAFTDEGFIAVNEKIFTFEVVSPTKGYYTDANRSRTAIQTFNPSTMQRTGEIDITEAITPILTDEVTSTRIGSFMLESKGKLYTQVFFLKEDGTHAFDISYVAVFDTTNDTFIGLTQHNDYIWLGFERKNSNYATVADNGDIYLASPVGNTSDPAHSKCIRIKAGSNQIDPSWKLDFNEFIGGNSFCLAGPAVVGDKLYIKLKSSAINSDYSNLGEEDVDAYMVDINTKKITKIAGIPSSGSISSSISGPVVIDGLVYFAVSNSNYQGYYTYNPANGEVNEAFSLSGGVPSQLSPL; encoded by the coding sequence ATGAAAAAAATGACCTTTAAGATGTGTGCATACATCCTATCAATGATGTATCTCATAAGTAGTTGTAGTAGTGATGACAATTCTGAACCTTCTAATCCTGATGGAGGAGGAACAAGTCCCGAAAAATCTGGTGTTTCCTTATTTGTTATTACTGACCCTAATACTTCCAGTGGATTGTTAATTTCCTCAGAGGAGATGTTTTCCGGTACAATTGACATTTCTAAAGTCTCTAATGCAACACAAATAGCTGCTGCCCGCACAACCGGATTAGCTATTGATGGAGCTGTATACCATACATCGAACTCTGCAGGGGATAATGGGATACAAAAATTCGGTTATCAGAACAATGCTTTTACAGATGAAGGATTTATCGCTGTTAATGAGAAAATATTTACTTTTGAAGTTGTTAGTCCTACCAAGGGATATTATACAGATGCAAACAGAAGTCGTACGGCAATCCAGACATTTAACCCTTCTACTATGCAGCGAACAGGAGAAATCGACATAACAGAAGCTATTACTCCTATTCTTACCGATGAAGTTACCAGTACCAGAATTGGTTCTTTTATGCTGGAAAGCAAAGGAAAATTATATACTCAAGTATTTTTTCTAAAAGAAGATGGAACACATGCTTTTGATATAAGCTATGTTGCTGTATTTGACACAACAAATGATACCTTCATTGGATTAACTCAGCACAATGATTATATATGGTTAGGTTTCGAGAGAAAAAATTCAAATTATGCAACAGTAGCGGACAATGGGGATATCTATCTTGCAAGTCCAGTCGGGAATACTTCTGATCCTGCTCACTCCAAATGCATTCGAATCAAAGCAGGAAGTAATCAAATCGACCCTTCCTGGAAACTTGATTTTAATGAGTTCATAGGAGGAAATAGTTTTTGTCTAGCAGGACCTGCTGTTGTAGGTGATAAACTATACATAAAGCTTAAATCATCTGCTATTAATTCTGACTATAGTAATCTTGGAGAAGAAGATGTCGATGCATATATGGTAGACATAAACACCAAGAAGATCACAAAAATAGCAGGAATTCCCAGTAGTGGATCTATAAGCTCTAGTATCAGTGGTCCTGTTGTTATTGATGGCTTAGTGTATTTTGCAGTTAGTAATTCTAATTATCAAGGCTATTACACGTATAACCCGGCTAATGGAGAGGTAAATGAAGCTTTCTCTCTTTCTGGAGGAGTTCCCAGCCAGTTAAGTCCTCTATAA